GTTCCCAATTGGGATAACCTTGAGGAATGGGCAGAAAATCAGGGTTTGCAACTTAACTTAGATAGCCAACCTGTTCAGAATTTATTTCGCCAAGAACTAGATAGAGAAGTTCGTAACAGGCCTGGATATAGTTCCAATGACCGCATTGTTCCCTTCCGCTTAATTTCTGAGCCGTTTTCACAAGAAAATGGAATGTTGACTCAAACTCTCAAAATTAAGCGCCATGTTGTCACAGAACGTTACAGCGATTTAATTAACGAAATGTTTGCCTAACTTGAAATTGAATACAAATTTCAAAAAAAAACTTAGCAAATTCAAAAACCTCTCTTTCCCTCATGACTCTGTGTTCTCTGTGCCTGGAGTGGTTCGTTTTTAAAATTCGCTAATACCGCAACTTAACTAAAGAATGTACGGAAAAACTCAAAAATCATCTCAAATGTGCTTTGAAAAATCTTTGAACAAGCCGACGGCACGATCAGCAGTCGGCATGACAATTTTGTAACTCATTCCCCACAGTTAAATCCGTGGTTTTCCTGTTGTTGATTCTGTAATATTTTGGGATTCCATCTATTTGATTGCGGCGCTATGAGGGGGAACAGAAACTACTTTTTTGGCTAAACCTAGAGTTTGCAAGAGTTTAATACTCCACCAAGTCATATCAATTTCCCACCAAGACAATCCAGATTTCGCCATGTGGGGATAAGTGTGATGGTTATTGTGCCAACCTTCTCCGTAAGTGACTAGAGATACCCACCAAAGATTACGTGCGCCATCGTCAGCATCAAAGGTACGATAACCCCAAAGGTGTGATGCGGAGTTAACAAACCAAGTGGAATGCCACAATAAAACTGATCTCAAAAATGTACCGTAAATCACAAAAGACCAACCCCCTAAGACATACAGCAGTAAGGCCAAGGGAATTTGCAGGAGGAGAAAATAGCGATCTAGCCAGCGATAGTAAGGTTGTCGTGCTAGATCAGGCGCATATTTTTGATAAACTTGATAATCAAAAAATTCAGAACGTGGGTAAAAAATCCACAGCATATGACTCCACCAAAATCCTCGCTGGGCGGAGTATGGGTCTAGATTGACATCTTCTGTATGGGCGTGATGCTGGCGGTGTCCACCAACCCAAAAAATCGGACCTCCTTGTAAAGCCAGCGCTCCAATTGTGGCGATCGCATATTCTAACCACTTAGGAACTTGAAAACTCTTATGGCTCAACAGTCGATGATATCCTAGACAAATACCGATACTTCCGAATAACCAATGGAGAAACACCAGCAAACCTAGTGCTGGCCAAGAGAAAAACCAAGGAGCTAGGAGAGCTAAGGCATGAAATGCAGCAAAAAATGCCACGTTCACCCACCTAATACTTGGTGGATTTCCTATCTCAGGAGTGAACGCCAGAAACTTCGCAGTCATAAAAATTCCTGTTGATGGATAATGAAGCGATTTGCTATTTCTTGGCGTAACTCCAGTAGGATTCTGCCCACTCTGCATAGCAGTTAGTTACAGTAAAGAAAAGCAAGTA
The window above is part of the Nodularia spumigena CCY9414 genome. Proteins encoded here:
- a CDS encoding acyl-CoA desaturase, which produces MTAKFLAFTPEIGNPPSIRWVNVAFFAAFHALALLAPWFFSWPALGLLVFLHWLFGSIGICLGYHRLLSHKSFQVPKWLEYAIATIGALALQGGPIFWVGGHRQHHAHTEDVNLDPYSAQRGFWWSHMLWIFYPRSEFFDYQVYQKYAPDLARQPYYRWLDRYFLLLQIPLALLLYVLGGWSFVIYGTFLRSVLLWHSTWFVNSASHLWGYRTFDADDGARNLWWVSLVTYGEGWHNNHHTYPHMAKSGLSWWEIDMTWWSIKLLQTLGLAKKVVSVPPHSAAIK